From Phycodurus eques isolate BA_2022a chromosome 13, UOR_Pequ_1.1, whole genome shotgun sequence, a single genomic window includes:
- the LOC133411216 gene encoding elongation factor 2b: protein MVNFTVDQIRAIMDKKSNIRNMSVIAHVDHGKSTLTDSLVSKAGIIASSRAGETRFTDTRKDEQERCITIKSTAISMYYELGEKDLAFIKQCKDGNGFLINLIDSPGHVDFSSEVTAALRVTDGALVVVDCVSGVCVQTETVLRQAIAERIKPVLMMNKMDRALLELQLETEELFRTFQRIIENINVIISTYGEDEGGPMGNILIDPVIGTVGFGSGLHGWAFTLKQFAEMYVAKFVVKGEAQMSPADRCKKVEDMMKKLWGERYVDPSTGKFTKTPTGPDGQKYPRSFCQFVLDPIFKVFDAIMNFKKDETAKLIEKLDIKLDSEDKDKEGKALLKAVMRRWLPAGEALLQMITIQLPSPVTAQKYRCELLYEGPGDDEAAMGVKNCDPKAPLMMYISKMVPTSDKGRFYAFGRVFSGCVSTGQKVRIMGPNFTPGKKEDLYIKPIQRTILMMGRYVEPIEDVPCGNIVGLVGVDQFLVKTGTITTFEQAHNMKVMKFSVSPVVRVAVEAKNPADLPKLVEGLKRLAKSDPMVQCIIEESGEHIIAGAGELHLEICLKDLEEDHACIPLKKSDPVVSYRETVTEESDQMCLSKSPNKHNRLFMKSRPFPDGLAEDIEKGDVTARQELKARARYLADKYEWEGTEARKIWCFGPDGSGPNLLIDVTKGVQYLNEIKDSVVAGFQWATKEGALCEENMRSIRFDIHDVTLHADAIHRGGGQIIPTARRVLYACQLTAQPRLMEPVYLVEIQCPEAVVGGIYGVLNRKRGHVFEESQVMGTPMFVVKAYLPVNESFGFTADLRSNTGGQAFPQCVFDHWQILQGNPRDPTSKPSDVVAEIRKRKGLKEGIPALDNYLDKL, encoded by the exons ATG GTTAACTTCACCGTGGACCAGATCCGAGCCATCatggacaagaagtccaacatcAGGAACATGTCCGTGATCGCCCACGTGGATCACGGCAAGTCCACGCTTACGGACTCGCTGGTGTCGAAGGCGGGCATCATCGCTTCATCCCGGGCCGGAGAGACTCGTTTCACGGACACGCGCAAAGACGAGCAAGAGCGTTGCATCACCATCAAATCAAC GGCCATCTCCATGTACTATGAGCTCGGCGAGAAAGACTTGGCCTTCATTAAGCAGTGCAAAGATGGAAATGGCTTCCTCATCAACCTCATCGATTCACCAGGTCACGTTGACTTCTCCTCTGAGGTTACGGCGGCCCTCAGGGTGACCGATGGAGCCTTGGTGGTGGTGGACTGTGTCTCCG GGGTGTGTGTGCAGACTGAGACTGTACTGCGGCAGGCCATCGCTGAGCGCATCAAGCCGGTTCTGATGATGAACAAGATGGACCGGGCCTTGCTAGAACTTCAGCTGGAGACAGAGGAGCTCTTCAGGACCTTCCAGCGTATCATAGAGAACATCAACGTCATAATTTCCACCTACGGAGAGGATGAGGGTGGACCCATGGGCAACATCCTG ATTGACCCTGTTATAGGCACAGTTGGGTTCGGTTCTGGTCTGCACGGCTGGGCTTTCACACTGAAGCAGTTTGCTGAGATGTATGTGGCCAAATTCGTTGTTAAAGGAGAAGCTCAGATGAGTCCAGCAGACAGGTGTAAGAAAGTAGAAGACATGATGAAGAAACTGTGGGGGGAGAG ATATGTTGATCCAAGTACTGGCAAGTTCACCAAGACTCCTACAGGTCCTGATGGCCAGAAATATCCTCGCTCTTTTTGCCAGTTTGTTTTGGACCCCATCTTCAAG GTGTTTGATGCCATCATGAATTTTAAGAAGGACGAGACGGCCAAACTCATTGAGAAGCTGGATATCAAGCTAGACTCTGAGGACAAAGACAAGGAAGGGAAGGCTCTGCTGAAGGCGGTGATGCGTCGCTGGCTGCCAGCCGGGGAGGCCCTGCTCCAAATGATCACCATCCAGCTGCCCTCACCTGTCACCGCTCAGAAATACCGCTGTGAGCTGCTCTATGAGGGCCCGGGAGATGATGAAGCCGCCATGG GTGTTAAGAACTGCGATCCCAAAGCTCCTCTGATGATGTATATTTCCAAGATGGTCCCGACCAGTGACAAGGGTCGCTTTTATGCATTTGGCCGCGTGTTTTCTGGATGTGTGTCCACCGGCCAGAAGGTGCGCATCATGGGGCCAAACTTCACTCCTGGCAAGAAAGAAGACCTCTATATCAAACCCATCCAAAG GACTATCCTGATGATGGGCAGATATGTGGAGCCTATTGAAGATGTTCCATGTGGCAACATTGTAGGTCTTGTTGGAGTCGACCAGTTCCTGGTGAAGACAGGGACTATCACCACTTTTGAACAA GCCCATAACATGAAGGTGATGAAGTTCAGCGTCAGTCCTGTTGTCAGAGTTGCCGTGGAGGCCAAGAACCCGGCCGACTTGCCCAAGCTGGTGGAGGGCCTGAAGCGCCTGGCCAAGTCTGACCCCATGGTCCAGTGCATCATCGAAGAGTCTGGGGAGCACATCATCGCAGGAGCGGGCGAGCTGCACCTGGAGATCTGCCTGAAGGACTTGGAGGAGGACCATGCCTGCATTCCACTGAAG AAATCAGACCCAGTTGTGTCTTATAGAGAGACGGTGACAGAGGAATCTGACCAGATGTGTCTCTCCAAGTCTCCCAACAAGCACAATCGTCTCTTCATGAAGTCTCGTCCTTTCCCAGACGGCTTGGCCGAAGACATTGAGAAGGGTGACGTCACGGCTCGTCAGGAGCTCAAAGCTCGTGCGCGTTACTTGGCCGACAAGTACGAGTGGGAGGGGACTGAAGCCAGGAAGATCTGGTGCTTTGGTCCTGATGGAAGCGGGCCCAACTTGCTCATAGACGTGACAAAGGGGGTCCAGTACCTCAACGAGATTAAGGATAGCGTGGTGGCTGGTTTCCAGTGGGCTACTAAAGAG GGTGCGCTGTGTGAGGAGAACATGCGCTCCATCCGTTTTGACATCCACGACGTGACGCTGCACGCTGACGCCATCCACCGCGGTGGAGGACAGATCATTCCCACAGCTCGCAGGGTTCTGTACGCCTGCCAGCTCACCGCTCAGCCCCGACTCATGGAACCAGTGTACCTGGTGGAGATTCAG TGCCCTGAAGCTGTGGTAGGGGGGATCTACGGTGTTCTGAATCGGAAACGAGGTCATGTGTTTGAGGAATCTCAAGTGATGGGAACCCCCATGTTTGTGGTGAAAGCCTACCTGCCTGTTAACGAATCCTTCG GATTCACCGCTGACCTGCGTAGTAACACTGGGGGGCAGGCCTTTCCACAGTGCGTGTTTGACCACTGGCAAATTCTCCAGGGTAACCCTCGAGACCCCACCAGCAAACCCTCCGACGTTGTTGCTGAAATTAGGAAGCGTAAAGGTCTCAAGGAGGGGATCCCCGCGCTGGACAATTACCTGGACAAATTGTAA
- the LOC133411231 gene encoding BTB/POZ domain-containing protein 2 — translation MAAGENSGRPPCLNFAGPGPLGNSQPSNSVFSMPASNGGAVGSSGGAQGAARRSNPQLGPGGVDGNEVLTSGAPPTAQSALQPPTAASAAAARAMATPASNMATIAPSNAPPAAAPAATPAAASVLVYREPVYNWQATKSTVKERFAFLFNNEVLSDVHFLVGKGMGVQRIPAHRFVLAVGSAVFDAMFNGGMATTSTEIELPDVEPAAFLALLKFLYSDEVQIGPETVMTTLYTAKKYAVPALEAHCVEFLKKNLRADNAFMLLTQARLFDEPQLASLCLENIDKNTGDALAAEGFTDIDLDTLVAVLERDTLGVREVRLFGAAVRWAEAEAHRQQLQPTPENKRKVLGKALTLIRFPLMTIEEFAAGPAQSSILTDREVVSLFLHFTVNPKPRVDFIDRPRCCLRGKECSITRFGQVESRWGYSGTSDRIRFSVNRRIFVVGFGLYGSIHGPTDYQVNIQIIHTDSNTVLGQNETGFSCDGSANTFRVMFKEPVEILPNVNYTACATLKGPDSHYGTKGMRKITHESSTTGTKTCFTFCYAAGNNNGTSVEDGQIPEVIFYT, via the exons ATGGCTGCTGGAGAGAACAGTGGCAGGCCTCCATGCCTCAACTTTGCTGGTCCGGGTCCTCTGGGAAACAGCCAACCCAGCAACAGCGTTTTCTCTATGCCGGCTTCCAATGGCGGCGCGGTAGGTTCGTCTGGCGGGGCCCAGGGAGCTGCTCGGCGTTCCAACCCGCAGCTGGGGCCTGGCGGTGTAGACGGCAACGAAGTTCTGACCTCCGGAGCGCCACCGACCGCCCAGAGCGCTCTTCAGCCACCGACCGCGGCGAGTGCGGCGGCCGCCCGAGCCATGGCCACCCCGGCATCCAACATGGCAACAATCGCGCCGTCGAACGCGCCCCCGGCGGCGGCGCCCGCTGCCACTCCGGCTGCCGCGTCCGTGTTGGTGTACCGAGAGCCGGTGTACAACTGGCAAGCGACAAAGAGCACCGTGAAGGAGAGGTTTGCGTTTCTGTTCAACAACGAAGTACTCAGCGACGTCCACTTCTTGGTGGGCAAAGGAATGGGGGTTCAGAGGATACCTGCGCACAG GTTTGTCCTGGCCGTTGGAAGTGCCGTGTTTGATGCCATGTTCAACGGTGGAATGGCGACGACATCAACGGAAATCGAGCTCCCTGACGTGGAACCAGCCGCCTTTTTGGCGCTGCTGAA GTTTCTGTACTCGGATGAAGTTCAGATCGGGCCTGAGACCGTGATGACCACACTCTATACCGCCAAAAAGTACGCCGTCCCAGCCCTGGAGGCACACTGTGTGGAGTTCCTCAAGAAGAACCTGAGAGCGGACAATGCTTTTATGCTGCTCACACAG GCACGTTTATTTGATGAGCCTCAGCTTGCCAGCCTCTGTCTAGAAAACATCGATAAGAACACAGGAGATGCTCTCGCTGCTGAAGGCTTCACAGACATTGACCTTG ATACGCTGGTTGCTGTGTTGGAGAGGGACACTTTAGGCGTGCGCGAGGTGCGTTTGTTTGGAGCTGCAGTGCGTTGGGCGGAGGCGGAGGCTCACAGGCAGCAGCTGCAGCCCACCCCAGAGAACAAGCGCAAAGTGCTGGGCAAAGCCCTCACACTCATCCGCTTCCCTCTCATGACCATTGAAGAATTTGCTGCAG GCCCAGCCCAGTCCAGCATACTGACTGACAGAGAGGTGGTGAGTCTTTTCCTCCACTTCACAGTGAACCCTAAACCGCGTGTAGACTTCATCGATCGGCCTCGCTGCTGCCTCCGAGGGAAGGAGTGCAGCATCACGCGGTTTGGACAGGTGGAGAGTCGCTGGGGCTACAGTGGGACAAGTGACCGCATACG GTTCTCAGTAAACAGAAGGATATTTGTGGTTGGATTCGGCCTGTACGGCTCTATACACGGACCGACGGACTACCAAGTCAACATTCAG ATTATTCACACAGACAGTAACACTGTACTGGGCCAGAATGAAACCGGTTTCAGCTGCGACGGGTCGGCCAACACCTTCCGAGTCATGTTCAAAGAACCAGTGGAGATACTGCCCAATGTTAACTACACTGCCTGTGCTACACTCAAG GGCCCGGACTCTCATTATGGGACTAAGGGAATGCGAAAGATAACACATGAGTCATCAACAACCGGCACCAAGACCTGCTTCACCTTCTGCTACGCGGCGGGTAACAACAATGGCACTTCTGTAGAGGACGGACAGATTCCCGAGGTCATCTTCTACACATAG